From Prochlorococcus sp. MIT 1223, the proteins below share one genomic window:
- a CDS encoding alpha/beta hydrolase family protein, producing the protein MNFIVDGSESSQKDLQPLTPSQAVGETSSFKEPRIIEDFVFWLEQRPQEEGRTTALVKPWKQKHCEPQELTPFSINLRSQIHGYGGGVFAVTKKENIFLISWIDSRDGCLWFQIWSINNSCKKNSNNYLTPVQRSKCLSKVGDHILSGGIIDIRMNRWIGVMEKDNKDYLVEFCLKAERQNPSILYKPKDFIGYLTLNPKCNLIAWVEWDKSFMPWDASCLVLAVIESCGSISRIRVCAGQTNTQEKKVSVFQPLWFSNDEIIVAEDQTGWWNLMIARVDSELYSAPLWRRLWPMKADCAMPQWVFGMSTFAVANEQIIVARCFEGNWDLSKFSLKGSVDVIRQPFNDLAGLAADKDRVVAIAANSYSTQGLLEVDLLNDSFCHSYSGQLEIKRQQISSPEPFWFQGYLGELTHSWYYPPLNTVNELSPLLVKIHSGPTAMAKSSLNLEIQFWTTRGWSVLDVNYSGSTGFGRNYRERLNQNWGEADVIDCICATKSIIKLGKIDKNMIAIEGGSAGGFTALSCLAYTDLFKVASCRYPVTNLISMSQSTHRFEENYLDTLVGSLKDNSNKYENRSPINNLSKIFSPVIFFQGLKDKVVLSSDTDKIVKELSQNNIPVEYYSFANEAHGFRGTEVKIDILDLTEKFFKKHLGG; encoded by the coding sequence ATGAATTTTATTGTAGATGGGAGTGAAAGCTCTCAAAAAGATCTTCAACCTTTAACTCCTTCGCAGGCGGTTGGAGAAACATCAAGTTTTAAGGAGCCTAGAATAATAGAAGATTTTGTCTTTTGGTTAGAACAGAGACCTCAGGAAGAAGGACGTACAACAGCATTAGTTAAACCTTGGAAGCAAAAACATTGTGAGCCGCAAGAGTTAACCCCATTCTCCATAAATTTACGTAGTCAAATCCATGGTTATGGAGGAGGGGTCTTTGCTGTAACCAAAAAAGAAAATATATTTTTAATTAGTTGGATAGATTCGAGGGATGGTTGTTTGTGGTTTCAAATATGGTCAATTAATAATTCATGCAAAAAAAATTCAAATAATTATTTGACTCCAGTTCAAAGATCTAAATGCCTTTCTAAAGTAGGAGACCATATCTTGTCTGGTGGAATTATTGATATAAGAATGAATCGCTGGATAGGGGTAATGGAAAAAGACAATAAAGATTACCTTGTTGAATTTTGTCTGAAGGCAGAGAGACAAAATCCATCAATTTTGTATAAACCAAAAGATTTTATTGGTTACTTAACGTTGAACCCTAAATGCAATCTAATTGCTTGGGTTGAATGGGATAAGTCTTTTATGCCATGGGATGCCAGTTGCCTTGTTCTTGCTGTAATTGAATCTTGTGGAAGTATTTCTAGAATCAGAGTTTGTGCAGGTCAAACTAATACTCAGGAGAAAAAAGTCTCTGTTTTTCAGCCTCTTTGGTTCTCTAATGATGAAATTATCGTTGCAGAAGATCAAACTGGTTGGTGGAATTTGATGATAGCAAGAGTCGATTCTGAATTATACAGTGCTCCTTTATGGCGAAGACTATGGCCAATGAAAGCAGATTGTGCAATGCCTCAATGGGTTTTTGGGATGTCAACTTTTGCTGTCGCCAATGAACAAATTATTGTAGCAAGATGTTTTGAAGGTAATTGGGATCTTTCTAAGTTTTCTCTTAAAGGTTCTGTTGATGTTATTAGACAACCATTTAATGATTTAGCAGGATTAGCGGCAGATAAAGATAGAGTAGTTGCAATTGCAGCTAATTCTTATTCCACTCAAGGATTATTAGAAGTTGATTTACTAAATGATTCTTTTTGCCATTCATATTCAGGTCAATTGGAGATAAAACGGCAACAAATTAGCTCTCCAGAGCCTTTTTGGTTTCAAGGTTATTTAGGCGAACTTACTCATTCTTGGTATTACCCTCCACTTAATACTGTGAATGAACTATCTCCACTTTTGGTTAAAATTCATAGTGGACCAACTGCCATGGCTAAGTCTTCTTTAAATTTAGAAATTCAGTTTTGGACCACCAGAGGATGGTCAGTACTTGATGTTAATTACTCCGGTTCAACTGGCTTTGGTCGAAATTATAGAGAAAGATTAAATCAGAATTGGGGAGAAGCTGATGTTATTGATTGCATATGTGCAACAAAATCTATTATAAAACTTGGCAAGATAGATAAGAATATGATTGCAATTGAAGGAGGGAGTGCAGGGGGTTTTACTGCCTTATCATGCTTGGCTTACACAGATCTATTTAAGGTTGCTTCTTGTAGGTATCCAGTAACTAATTTAATATCAATGTCTCAATCTACGCATCGATTTGAAGAAAATTATCTTGATACATTAGTTGGGAGTTTAAAAGATAATTCTAATAAATATGAGAATAGATCTCCAATAAATAATTTAAGCAAGATATTTTCTCCTGTTATCTTTTTCCAAGGATTAAAAGATAAAGTAGTTTTGTCTAGCGATACCGATAAGATTGTAAAAGAACTATCACAAAATAATATCCCAGTAGAATACTATTCTTTTGCAAATGAAGCACATGGTTTTCGCGGAACTGAAGTCAAAATAGATATTTTAGATTTAACAGAGAAATTTTTTAAAAAGCATTTAGGTGGTTAA
- the def gene encoding peptide deformylase gives MAGSFAQLAKKAELENVSITVPKEPVDDPPLEIYQLGNEVLRSTGNRISKVDASMRDLAKNMLISMYSAKGIGLAAPQVGIQKRILVIDLDIENPATPPQVFINPEIITSSATIDTYEEGCLSIPGVYLDVIRPTAIKVGYRDEMGRPKKMNADGLLARCIQHEIDHLNGILFVDRVKNEENLIKELEENGFSHKDVQKIA, from the coding sequence TTGGCTGGAAGCTTTGCTCAACTTGCAAAAAAAGCTGAACTCGAGAATGTATCTATAACAGTGCCAAAAGAGCCTGTTGATGATCCGCCTCTAGAAATTTATCAATTAGGTAATGAGGTCTTAAGGAGCACAGGAAATCGCATCAGCAAAGTAGATGCATCTATGAGAGATTTAGCAAAGAACATGCTTATTAGCATGTACTCAGCTAAAGGAATTGGTCTAGCTGCACCTCAAGTAGGAATTCAAAAACGAATCTTAGTAATTGATCTAGATATTGAAAATCCAGCTACTCCTCCACAGGTATTTATCAATCCAGAAATAATTACATCAAGTGCAACTATCGATACTTATGAAGAAGGATGCCTGAGTATTCCAGGCGTATATCTTGATGTAATAAGGCCAACTGCGATTAAGGTTGGTTATAGGGATGAAATGGGAAGGCCAAAAAAAATGAACGCAGATGGACTATTAGCTAGATGTATCCAACACGAAATTGATCATTTAAATGGAATTCTCTTTGTAGATAGGGTTAAAAATGAAGAGAATCTCATTAAAGAGTTAGAAGAAAATGGTTTTTCCCATAAAGACGTACAGAAGATTGCGTAA
- the rpsU gene encoding 30S ribosomal protein S21: MSQVTIGENEGIESGLRRFKRQVSKAGIFAELKRLRHHETPVEKYKRKLQQRLRQRRK; this comes from the coding sequence ATGTCTCAAGTTACCATTGGAGAAAACGAAGGAATTGAATCAGGGCTAAGAAGATTCAAGCGACAGGTATCCAAAGCAGGTATTTTTGCTGAATTGAAACGGCTGCGTCATCATGAAACGCCTGTAGAAAAGTACAAGCGTAAACTTCAACAAAGACTCAGACAACGTAGGAAATAA
- a CDS encoding histidine triad nucleotide-binding protein — protein MTEETIFNRILKGEIPCDEIYRDELCLVFRDIQPQAPVHLLVIPKKNIPSLKEASHEDASLLGHLLLVSAKVANKEGLESWRTVINTGESAGQTVFHLHLHVIGGRDLLWPPG, from the coding sequence ATGACTGAAGAAACAATTTTTAATCGTATTTTAAAAGGAGAAATTCCTTGTGATGAAATCTATAGAGATGAGCTTTGTCTAGTTTTTCGTGATATTCAGCCGCAAGCTCCAGTTCACCTACTTGTAATTCCGAAGAAAAATATACCAAGTCTTAAAGAGGCAAGCCATGAAGATGCGTCTTTATTAGGCCATTTACTTCTAGTAAGTGCAAAAGTTGCTAATAAAGAGGGTTTGGAAAGTTGGAGAACCGTTATCAATACTGGTGAGTCAGCCGGTCAGACAGTCTTTCACCTCCATCTTCATGTGATTGGGGGCAGAGATTTACTGTGGCCACCTGGCTAA
- a CDS encoding ABC transporter ATP-binding protein/permease: protein MQENLNINKKNINITLEQLRRLAQPFFLPLDQSNGWQFIWLLVSLLFCVGGLVLVLLTGLIESLDNIQPLLTEKYLGGVVNTIEQIWSSWWGWFFSALFIIGTTSFFSFRHQLRNKRWLHWLFLGIIVLMLLAVNGINAGIGFIARDLTNALVAKQQEGFYRILQIYACCFIVALPIRVSQIFFTYKLGIIWREWLSKSLISDYMNNKAYYILNPNDEQSTDVDNPDQRITDDTRAFTGQSLTFTLGVFDALLTFSLNIIILWSISTTLTFSLFGYATFATLILIIAGKNLVRIDYDQLRYEADFRYGLVHIRDNAESIAFYAGEEPEKTETQRRLGEVVRNFNLLIIWRVIIDVMRRSINYAGNFFPYLIMAIPYFAGEIDYGRFIQASFAFGMVEGSLFFVVNQIEELAKFTAGISRLEGFQSEVENVNNKLPENVNNQESEFSDSILINHTNLCPPGSLNPIISDLSLSISNSESLLVVGPSGCGKTSLLRMISGLWKPTNGSIKRPKKEDLLFIPQKPYLILGSLREQLCYPAEETKFSEDHLRSVLSEVNLESLLERYPNLDITQDWSRILSLGEQQRLAFGRLLLNSPRFAVLDEATSALDVKTERKLYELLKKRDLAFISVGHRPTLIEFHSSVLELLGEGAWRLIPSTNYKFDQL from the coding sequence ATGCAAGAAAATCTAAACATAAATAAAAAAAATATTAATATAACCCTAGAACAGCTAAGGAGATTAGCCCAGCCTTTCTTCCTTCCTTTAGATCAAAGTAATGGTTGGCAGTTTATCTGGCTACTTGTTTCATTACTCTTTTGTGTAGGAGGCTTAGTCCTTGTTTTACTAACTGGGCTAATTGAAAGCTTAGATAATATACAACCTCTTCTTACAGAAAAATATCTTGGAGGTGTTGTAAATACTATTGAACAAATATGGTCAAGTTGGTGGGGTTGGTTTTTCTCGGCACTGTTTATAATTGGAACAACAAGTTTCTTTAGTTTTCGTCATCAATTAAGGAACAAAAGATGGCTGCATTGGTTATTCCTAGGAATAATTGTTTTAATGCTACTTGCTGTAAATGGTATAAATGCAGGCATTGGATTCATTGCTAGAGACCTTACAAATGCTTTAGTAGCAAAGCAACAGGAAGGATTTTATAGAATACTTCAGATATATGCATGTTGTTTCATAGTTGCTTTACCAATAAGAGTATCTCAAATATTTTTTACTTATAAGTTAGGAATTATTTGGAGAGAATGGCTATCTAAAAGTTTAATTTCAGATTATATGAATAATAAAGCTTATTATATCCTTAATCCAAATGATGAGCAATCTACAGATGTTGACAACCCAGATCAAAGAATAACTGATGATACAAGGGCTTTTACAGGACAAAGTTTAACATTTACTCTTGGAGTCTTTGATGCATTGCTAACATTTTCACTGAATATTATAATTCTTTGGAGTATTAGCACAACACTTACCTTCTCTCTTTTTGGTTATGCAACTTTCGCAACATTGATATTAATAATTGCGGGTAAGAATCTAGTTAGAATTGATTATGACCAACTCAGATATGAAGCAGATTTTCGTTATGGTTTAGTACATATTCGTGACAATGCGGAATCTATTGCTTTTTATGCAGGTGAAGAACCTGAAAAAACAGAAACTCAAAGGAGACTTGGAGAGGTTGTTAGAAATTTCAATCTTTTAATTATCTGGAGAGTCATCATTGATGTAATGAGGCGCTCAATTAATTATGCAGGAAATTTCTTTCCCTACCTAATAATGGCAATCCCATATTTTGCAGGTGAAATAGATTATGGAAGATTTATTCAAGCAAGTTTTGCTTTTGGTATGGTTGAAGGTTCTTTATTTTTTGTAGTTAATCAAATTGAAGAGTTAGCTAAATTTACAGCGGGCATAAGTAGACTTGAAGGATTCCAATCGGAAGTTGAAAATGTAAATAATAAATTGCCCGAAAATGTAAATAATCAAGAATCTGAATTCAGTGATTCAATATTAATTAATCATACTAATTTATGTCCTCCAGGAAGCCTAAACCCAATCATATCTGATCTTAGCTTAAGCATTTCTAATTCAGAAAGTTTGTTGGTAGTAGGTCCATCAGGATGCGGGAAAACCTCTCTTCTAAGAATGATAAGTGGATTATGGAAACCCACCAATGGATCAATCAAGCGACCAAAAAAAGAAGATCTACTATTTATTCCTCAAAAGCCATATTTAATTCTAGGTTCTCTAAGAGAACAATTATGTTATCCAGCAGAAGAAACTAAGTTTAGTGAAGATCATCTAAGATCAGTTCTATCAGAAGTCAACCTTGAATCACTTTTAGAAAGGTATCCAAATCTTGATATTACGCAAGACTGGTCAAGAATACTTTCGCTTGGGGAACAACAAAGATTAGCGTTTGGCCGACTACTACTAAATTCGCCTAGATTTGCCGTTTTAGATGAAGCGACTAGTGCTTTAGATGTAAAGACTGAAAGAAAGTTATATGAACTTCTTAAGAAAAGAGATCTCGCTTTTATTAGTGTTGGGCATAGGCCAACACTAATTGAATTTCATTCATCAGTATTAGAGCTTTTGGGCGAAGGTGCTTGGCGTCTTATTCCCTCAACAAACTACAAATTTGATCAACTATGA
- a CDS encoding chlorophyll a/b-binding protein — protein sequence MLEESKKTLKGTPSATTTDVPSFGWSNYAERINGRFAMIGFIFILFIELLSNKGFLFWSGFLN from the coding sequence ATGTTAGAGGAAAGCAAAAAAACCCTTAAAGGGACACCAAGTGCCACCACTACAGATGTTCCAAGTTTTGGTTGGAGTAATTATGCAGAAAGAATCAATGGGCGATTTGCGATGATTGGTTTTATATTTATTTTATTTATTGAACTCTTAAGTAATAAGGGATTTCTCTTTTGGTCTGGTTTTTTAAACTAG
- a CDS encoding Ycf66 family protein, whose product MVNASLNWASIVGIVLAICGAGLYFMRSFKPALARDYDVFFAAIGLLCGGILFFQGWRLDPILQFGQFLLAGTTVFFAYESVRLRGVATDQARRSSYFDDPMPSDPSRVEGLRGRNWEDNVDSFDEPQRINRRFSSRNEYEEEPSERDIYRTRRASRVAIPEEAESRVGRRRRTQTDSFGDTEDPRRRRERFRKNDYQDEKRSNFGSRRNARQDLRRGTRPLSNEEPPLRRRKSSQDIDSPPKDMKLPKRRASNAQRNISNPKIEDAAFSSSKPPTQRRPQDKPGSNLGNSSAKRSSSGSTYSRSPRSSQNRNRDNTSRFDD is encoded by the coding sequence TTGGTCAATGCCAGTCTGAATTGGGCCAGCATTGTTGGCATTGTTCTCGCTATTTGCGGGGCAGGCTTATATTTCATGCGGTCTTTTAAGCCAGCTCTTGCGCGTGATTACGATGTTTTCTTTGCTGCAATTGGTCTGCTTTGTGGTGGAATCCTGTTTTTCCAGGGTTGGAGACTAGATCCAATCCTTCAGTTTGGTCAGTTTTTATTAGCTGGCACAACAGTATTTTTTGCTTATGAAAGTGTTCGTCTAAGGGGTGTTGCTACAGATCAAGCTCGAAGGTCATCATATTTCGATGATCCAATGCCTTCTGATCCTTCTCGTGTCGAAGGCTTAAGAGGACGTAACTGGGAGGATAATGTTGATAGTTTTGATGAACCTCAGCGAATAAATCGACGATTCTCTAGTAGGAATGAATATGAAGAAGAACCTTCAGAAAGGGATATTTACAGAACTAGACGAGCTTCCCGAGTTGCTATACCTGAAGAAGCAGAAAGTCGAGTAGGTAGAAGGAGAAGGACTCAAACAGATAGTTTTGGGGATACAGAAGACCCAAGAAGAAGAAGAGAAAGATTTAGAAAAAATGATTATCAAGATGAAAAACGATCAAATTTTGGATCTCGTAGAAATGCTCGCCAAGATCTAAGAAGGGGAACTAGGCCTTTATCTAATGAAGAGCCTCCACTTAGAAGAAGAAAGAGTTCTCAAGATATTGATTCGCCTCCTAAAGATATGAAACTACCGAAAAGGAGAGCTAGCAATGCACAGAGAAACATCTCTAATCCAAAAATTGAAGATGCAGCTTTTTCCTCTTCTAAACCTCCTACTCAACGAAGGCCTCAAGACAAACCTGGATCTAATTTAGGTAATTCATCTGCTAAAAGATCTTCATCTGGTTCAACATATAGCCGTTCTCCTCGTTCATCTCAGAACAGAAATAGAGACAATACTTCTAGGTTTGATGATTAA
- the psbX gene encoding photosystem II reaction center X protein, whose amino-acid sequence MAFPLLDTFLTTGFSGEVATNSAIGMIGSFLAAGALIVVPAAFALIWVSQNDALTRGR is encoded by the coding sequence ATGGCTTTTCCATTATTAGACACCTTCCTCACCACTGGATTTTCAGGCGAGGTCGCTACAAATTCAGCTATTGGAATGATTGGCAGCTTCCTGGCTGCTGGCGCTTTGATTGTTGTACCAGCAGCATTTGCTCTTATCTGGGTTAGCCAGAATGACGCATTAACTCGTGGCCGCTAG
- a CDS encoding YggT family protein: protein MLFRTEMSSFMSFLPIFNLILGLVLAIFILGFLLRIILTWYPQINLNKGFWPLIAWPTEPFLAFTRKFINPIGGVDITPVIWLGITSLFRELLVGQQGLLTQILRKSEHLI, encoded by the coding sequence ATGCTTTTCAGAACAGAAATGTCTTCTTTCATGAGTTTCCTGCCAATATTCAATTTAATTTTGGGGCTAGTGCTTGCAATATTTATATTGGGATTCCTTTTAAGGATTATTCTCACTTGGTATCCTCAAATCAACCTTAACAAGGGATTTTGGCCTCTAATTGCATGGCCAACTGAACCATTTTTAGCATTCACACGAAAATTTATAAATCCAATAGGAGGAGTGGATATAACCCCTGTCATATGGCTTGGCATAACAAGTCTTTTTAGAGAATTACTTGTTGGTCAGCAAGGTTTACTGACACAAATCCTTAGAAAAAGTGAACATTTAATTTAA
- the accC gene encoding acetyl-CoA carboxylase biotin carboxylase subunit: MPIGKLLIANRGEIALRILRSCREMGISTVAVYSTVDRNALHVQLADEAVCIGDGPSNKSYLNVPNIIAAATSRGVDAIHPGYGFLAENDRFAEICNDHGIVFVGPSPSSIRSMGDKSTAKSTMEKVGVPTVPGSQGLLADCEEAARLAADMRYPIMIKATAGGGGRGMRLVNSPDELESLFKAAQGEAEAAFGNSGLYMEKFIDRPRHVEVQILADKFGKVVHLGERDCSIQRRHQKLLEESPSPALDDSLRLRMGEAAVSAAKSINYEGAGTVEFLLDREGNFYFMEMNTRIQVEHPVTEMVTGIDLISEQLRIAGGDPIQICQEDIHLNGHAIECRINAEDPSHNFRPCPGRITGWLPPGGPGVRVDSHVYTGYEIPPFYDSLIGKLIVWGNDRQAALKRMERALNECAVTGIPTTIDFHLTLLSRSEFLEGDVHTKFVEQQMM, from the coding sequence ATGCCGATAGGAAAACTTCTAATAGCTAATCGGGGCGAGATTGCCCTGAGAATCCTTCGTAGTTGCAGGGAGATGGGCATATCAACTGTTGCTGTTTACAGCACAGTTGATAGAAATGCTTTGCATGTCCAGCTCGCTGATGAAGCAGTTTGTATTGGCGATGGACCGAGCAATAAAAGCTATTTAAATGTTCCAAACATCATTGCGGCTGCAACTTCTCGAGGAGTTGATGCAATTCATCCTGGTTATGGGTTCCTTGCTGAGAATGATCGTTTTGCCGAAATATGTAATGACCATGGGATTGTTTTTGTGGGTCCTTCTCCAAGCTCAATTAGATCGATGGGAGATAAATCTACGGCAAAATCCACCATGGAAAAAGTTGGTGTGCCTACTGTTCCGGGTAGCCAGGGTTTACTAGCAGATTGTGAAGAGGCAGCACGATTAGCCGCTGACATGCGCTATCCAATAATGATCAAAGCCACCGCAGGCGGAGGCGGAAGAGGGATGCGATTAGTAAATAGTCCAGATGAGCTTGAATCTCTATTTAAGGCCGCTCAAGGCGAAGCTGAGGCCGCCTTTGGTAATTCTGGTTTGTATATGGAGAAATTTATAGATCGTCCTCGCCACGTAGAAGTTCAAATTTTGGCAGATAAATTTGGAAAAGTCGTTCATCTAGGGGAGCGCGATTGCTCTATTCAAAGAAGGCATCAGAAATTATTAGAAGAATCCCCTAGCCCTGCTTTAGATGATTCATTACGACTTCGCATGGGCGAAGCAGCTGTCTCTGCAGCAAAAAGTATTAATTATGAGGGTGCAGGAACTGTGGAGTTTCTTTTAGATCGGGAAGGTAATTTTTATTTCATGGAAATGAATACACGTATTCAAGTAGAGCATCCAGTTACAGAAATGGTTACTGGGATTGATTTAATTTCTGAACAATTGAGAATAGCTGGAGGTGACCCAATACAAATTTGTCAAGAAGATATTCATCTCAATGGGCATGCAATTGAATGTCGCATAAACGCTGAAGATCCATCACATAATTTCCGACCTTGTCCAGGAAGAATTACAGGATGGCTTCCTCCTGGAGGACCTGGTGTCAGAGTAGATAGCCATGTTTATACGGGGTATGAAATACCTCCTTTTTATGATTCTTTGATTGGGAAACTAATTGTTTGGGGGAATGATAGACAGGCTGCTCTTAAAAGAATGGAAAGAGCATTAAATGAATGCGCAGTTACTGGTATACCTACAACTATTGACTTCCATTTGACTTTACTTAGTAGATCTGAATTCTTAGAAGGAGACGTTCATACAAAATTTGTTGAACAACAGATGATGTGA
- a CDS encoding glycosyl transferase, with protein MQEASLVVVMVSNGPGELSTWVKPLAEQLHSRLLIRPRYNNSSVSLRLVLVPCPNSTGTEKKAASKWNQFEQITSAKNFWSLLINPRKYGYWPSKGLVIFLGGDQFWSVLLAARLGYLNTTYAEWVARWPYWNDRIFAMSENVKKQLPKNLKKRCIVVGDLMADISNQAKIKKPLPEGTWIALLPGSKKAKLSIGIPFFLELADQLAELMPNCRFFLPVAPTTSVNEIISLSTSANPIAKEYSSGIAKMVDSKNEKSWSKLITNSGTEIFLNEEYPAHTYLSQCNLALTTVGANTAELAALAVPMIVVIPTQHLNLMEAWDGLLGIFARLPFLKKCIGIAISLWRLRQQRFMAWPNISAGRMVVPERMGIISPKDIAKESYEWLSSPQKLNDQKQNLIKLRGSKGAVKKTNDEIIKLINSIKK; from the coding sequence ATGCAAGAAGCTTCACTAGTAGTGGTGATGGTCTCAAATGGTCCAGGAGAGTTATCAACCTGGGTAAAACCTTTAGCTGAACAATTACATTCAAGGTTGTTGATCAGACCAAGATATAACAATTCATCAGTCAGTCTGAGACTAGTTTTGGTGCCTTGCCCAAATTCAACTGGAACAGAAAAGAAAGCAGCTTCTAAATGGAATCAATTTGAACAAATCACTTCAGCAAAAAACTTTTGGAGCTTATTAATAAATCCTAGAAAATATGGATATTGGCCTTCTAAAGGTTTGGTGATTTTTTTAGGAGGTGATCAATTTTGGAGTGTATTACTTGCAGCAAGATTGGGTTACTTGAATACAACCTATGCAGAATGGGTCGCTCGCTGGCCTTATTGGAATGACCGAATATTTGCAATGTCAGAAAACGTAAAAAAACAACTACCAAAGAACTTAAAAAAACGTTGCATAGTTGTTGGTGATCTCATGGCAGATATTTCCAATCAAGCAAAAATAAAAAAACCTCTCCCAGAAGGAACATGGATAGCTCTATTGCCAGGGTCAAAAAAGGCAAAGTTAAGTATAGGAATACCCTTCTTTCTTGAACTTGCAGATCAACTAGCAGAATTAATGCCAAATTGCAGATTTTTTCTTCCTGTAGCACCAACAACTAGTGTCAATGAAATTATATCTTTAAGCACTTCGGCTAACCCAATTGCAAAAGAATATTCTTCAGGAATTGCTAAAATGGTGGATTCCAAAAATGAAAAAAGTTGGAGTAAGTTAATCACAAATTCTGGAACAGAAATATTTTTAAACGAAGAGTATCCTGCGCATACTTACTTAAGTCAATGCAATCTAGCACTTACCACAGTAGGGGCTAATACTGCTGAATTAGCAGCATTAGCAGTCCCAATGATTGTTGTAATACCTACACAACATTTAAATCTAATGGAAGCATGGGATGGGTTATTAGGAATTTTTGCAAGACTTCCATTTTTAAAAAAATGTATTGGAATTGCAATCAGCTTATGGAGACTAAGGCAACAAAGGTTTATGGCATGGCCAAATATTTCTGCTGGAAGGATGGTTGTACCAGAGAGAATGGGAATAATTAGCCCTAAAGATATTGCAAAAGAATCATACGAATGGCTTTCATCTCCACAGAAACTTAATGATCAAAAGCAAAATCTGATAAAACTTCGAGGATCTAAAGGTGCTGTGAAAAAAACTAATGATGAAATAATAAAGTTAATTAATTCTATAAAAAAATAG
- a CDS encoding PRC-barrel domain-containing protein, translating into MTNTQSPIDPINSVPSDRLWLRSELMGTQVITRDGGRRLGVVGEVVVDIDRREVIALGLRDNPLTRFLPGLPRWMTLDRICQVGDVILVDSIDSLSEDFTPDRYSKVINCEVITESGQQLGRVLGFSFDIETGELITLVMGALGVPLLGEGVLSTWEIKVDEIVSSGADRIIVYEGAEDNLKQLNSGVLEKLGVGGSSWDERERERYRVNLVPVENQLGSGELIEESQKVLEASQEENFEEEQFEYVELGENIQEETQKLRYIDEGNIPLDNNFNDEETNTSNVDFERELVIKNQSTINEQASSRRIARQIEDPLDIEPIPNDKNFESKRKEDLKKIIDNPIEDPW; encoded by the coding sequence TTGACCAATACTCAATCTCCAATTGATCCAATTAACTCCGTACCGAGTGACAGGCTCTGGTTGCGATCAGAGTTGATGGGCACCCAAGTAATTACTAGAGATGGTGGACGCCGACTGGGAGTTGTTGGAGAGGTTGTTGTAGATATTGATAGAAGAGAGGTAATTGCTCTTGGTTTAAGAGATAACCCTTTAACTAGATTTTTGCCAGGTTTGCCTCGTTGGATGACACTTGATCGAATATGTCAGGTTGGCGATGTAATTCTTGTTGATTCAATAGATTCTTTGAGTGAAGATTTCACTCCGGATCGTTATAGCAAAGTTATTAATTGTGAGGTAATTACTGAATCAGGACAGCAATTAGGAAGAGTACTTGGATTTTCTTTTGATATAGAAACAGGAGAATTGATAACTTTGGTTATGGGAGCTTTAGGGGTCCCACTTTTAGGCGAAGGAGTCTTGAGTACTTGGGAAATTAAAGTTGATGAGATTGTAAGCAGTGGCGCTGATCGTATTATTGTTTACGAAGGAGCTGAAGATAATCTCAAGCAGCTTAATAGTGGAGTTTTGGAGAAGTTAGGAGTTGGTGGATCAAGTTGGGACGAAAGAGAAAGAGAACGATATAGAGTCAATCTTGTTCCTGTTGAAAATCAATTGGGTTCAGGAGAACTTATTGAAGAGTCTCAAAAAGTTTTAGAAGCTTCTCAGGAGGAAAACTTTGAAGAAGAACAATTTGAATATGTTGAACTTGGAGAGAATATTCAAGAAGAAACGCAAAAATTAAGATATATAGATGAAGGGAATATTCCATTAGATAATAATTTTAATGATGAAGAAACGAATACCTCTAATGTAGATTTTGAGCGGGAGTTAGTTATTAAAAATCAATCAACGATAAATGAACAAGCTTCAAGTAGAAGAATTGCCAGGCAAATTGAAGATCCTTTAGATATAGAACCTATTCCAAATGACAAGAATTTTGAAAGTAAGAGAAAAGAAGACCTTAAAAAAATAATTGATAATCCTATTGAGGACCCTTGGTAA